Sequence from the Thunnus maccoyii chromosome 22, fThuMac1.1, whole genome shotgun sequence genome:
cccaatattttttttttcttactcttcACATCACATGGACACAAATGTGACTCTCTTATGGGAGAGCATAGGAAAAGGTGGATATCTAATCTTAATTCCTTTTCTCTAACCCAAATTACCCCACGTCAACCTAACCCTTTTTCAAGCACAGAGCCTCCTTAACGCAGCAACACAGGTTTTCAGCATCCAAGGGGAGGTACGGACCTCTTCCGCCACGTCAACACCAAGCAACTCTCAAAGCCAGCGTTTTCTGCTTAGGATTGCGAATTttgctttggtttctttttcttacctCCAACTTTCCTTTCTTGTAGGCCAAAATCCTGTATGCAGGTTTAGTGATGGCCATGTAtttgggtttttgttttgtttttgttttggttttttttccctttgccGTTGATGCCCCTCCAGTGTACTGGGTTAATTACCACCATACAGCTTTGGTTGCCCCCTTTTTACCCTGAATTGAATGAGATAATGGACTCTAGCCTTTGAGAAGTCAGTGCAGAGTTTCTATCaaattttctgttctttttgaGTTTGCTCTTGCACTGGCCGTAAGTCACATAGTCAGTCTGAGAATAAGGATTTGTTTCTCTCAGCTGATCCAAATTTCGAGAATTTTTTTGAAATTCTTTCCTGTGAGACATGTcagtaattattaattaaaaaaaaatttcttctGAAGAATTGAGATTCTTTAAATGCTTTGGTTAGCCGTAGGGAGCCTGTGTGATTGCTGATGGCAGATCTCCACTTCAAGAAAGGTATTGATGAtgtctttcttgtcttttgtcTGCCACCATTTTCAGGTCTCCCTCTCCTGAGCCCATCTACAACAGTGAGGGCAAGAGGTTGAACACTCGCGAGTATCGCACGCGGAAGAAGATTGAAGAGGAACGTCACTCGCTCATCACTGAAATGGTCGGCCTCAACCCTGACTTCAAACCTCCTGCAGACTATAAgtatgattttatttgtttgttggcTCTACAGTGTGAATACTtgactaaaaatgattttaatagAAATCTACCCAATTCTAGGCTTTTTCAAGGAACTTAGCAAAATGCTACTTGCAGTGATTGTtacatgttttgctttttgttagCACTGTTCTCCATCCACTTTATAGAAGACTGTCTTGAACTAAATGTGGTCACTGTACAGAATGTGATACTAACTGAAAGTTCACATACTTTCAGGGGTTGCTAGCTTTGTAGACATGACGTTACATCTTAATATGgacaaatacaacaaacatgaaagaaatcATCAATCCCACTAGTCCAACTTCCTCGCCCACCAAACCACACATTAAATGGTCCAGCAGTCATGAAAAAGATGACTGCTAGACCAACTATGCAACATCACAGTTTGTAAGACACATTAAGAACCTTGTAGCAAGGCTTCTAAAGGTTTTTAAAAGTACAATTTGGGACAACCTACGTCATGTATCATTTATTCCTGCAGTAAAAAAGGTGTAATACATGTTAATAGAAATGTCTATGTGGTGTAATAATATGTATTCACACTGGCTTCTATGAATATGGGGAAACTGTTAATTGATCCAAGTGAATGTGTGTCTTGTATTGTGCAGACCTCCGGCCACTAGAGTCAATGACAAAGTCATGATTCCCCAAGATGAATACCCCGAGATCAACTTTGTTGGTCTGCTTATTGGACCACGGTAAGTTACATTTAATATCATGTTGGCATGTTTTACATAGTGAGTTAATAGCCAGCGCAGTCAAACATCTGTTAAtgattttcccttttttgttatgtctttttttccagtggTAATACCCTGAAGAACATTGAGAAGGAATGCTGCGCCAAGATCATGATCCGTGGTAAAGGATCTGTGAAGGAGGGGAAGGTTGGCCGAAAAGATGGACAAATGCTGCCAGGCGAGGACGAGCCTCTGCACGCCCTGGTCACTGCCAACACAATGGAGAATGTCAAGAAAGCTGTGGAGCAGGTTAGGTCAACCCCCCCCCGGGATTATACTCATGATGTTCCCCATCTGTGCAGCTCTTGACCCTGCTGACATCTCCTTATCGCAATAGGAAGTCATGTATGCAATGTACCTAATGTGAATGTACATCATGGACAGTATATTCATGATGAGAAATGTGTATCCACAGATTCGCAACATCCTTAAACAAGGCATTGAGACGCCTGAGGATCAGAATGACCTACGCAAGATGCAGCTGAGGGAGCTGGCCAGACTCAATGGTACACTGAGAGAAGATGACAACAGGTCAGTGTAAAAATCTGACGGTGGTCACTGGTAATTTGTTCAAAGCGATTATTTGGAGACTCTCTTGATTTAGTTGAGCTGGGTGCTGCACACATTCAGACCCTTTTGATTTCTTTAATTGTGCTCAGAAATATGAACTTCAGGAAGAGAAATTTTAGAGCGAGTCCAGTTTATGATCATGTACTCAGTTTAAGTTCCAGTAATAAAAGAATgtgctttgtctttgtttctgtaGGATCCTTCGTCCTTGGCAGAACTCTGAGCCCCGCAGCATCACCAACACCACCCTCTGTACCAAATGTGGTGGAGCAGGCCACATCTCCTCTGACTGCAAGTACACAAGGTGCTGATCAGTTGATCAAGTCACTCAATTTAAGCCTAATTATTAGTTATGTAGTGTATAACAGaacttattttttacattttgctttgtGTAGCTCATTCGCTGCCCACAGAGCAACTGGTGGTGAGCCTCCTCAGTCGGCCCAGGACAAGGCTCGTATGGACAAGGAGTATCTGTCCCTCATGGCTGAGCTGGGGGAGGCTCCGGTCCCTTCATCAGGTGGAGGACACTCCAGCACCCAGGGAGGAGCTCCTCGGGCCTCTGGACCCAATAGTAACCAGCCACCACCGGTAAGTTGGTGAGACATTATTCCAAACTCCTGCTGGTGTATAAGGTTTCTTAAATGAcagatgactgtgtgtgtgtgtgcagcagaaCCGGCCTCCTTGGATGAGCTCTGGTCCAACTGAAAATAGGAACTTCCATGGCATGCATGGAGGGCCCGGCGGCCATGGAGGACCTCACAACTTCCCTCCCCCCATGCCCAACATGGGAGGCCCTCCTATGCCCCCCAACCCCAATGGCCTGCCTCCCCCCTGGATGcagccccctcctccccccatgGGCCAGGGTCCAGGACCTCACGGACATCCCATGGGTAAGGACTGACAACAAGGATCTGAATTTCATACATTTCTGTAAAACATACCTTCATAGACAAAACAGGTTCTGTGTTCATTTGAATTTTGGCTTCCTCGTAGGTCTGCTGCCACCTCCAATGGGCATGATGccacctccaccccctccccccagCAGTCAGCCACCACCTCCCCCTTCTGGACCCCTGCCACCGTGGCAGCAGCAGGCTCCACCTCCCCCGCCAACCAGCAGCATGGCAACCAGCACACCGCTGCCCTGGCAACAGAGTGAGAACGCACAAGAGCTACATCCGAAACCATTCAGTCATTCACTTTGAATATAGAGGACTCAGTGTGTCCAGACAGTACCCTGCTCACGTTTTACTTTTCACATTGCATTATGTGATACTGAGTCTGCTCTATGGGATCATTGTTTTTACTAAACATTCTAACAGTTCTACTACATACTGAAGGAACCATGTCAGTCGTATAAAGTGCTGCCTGGAATATTAAGCACTGACAGCTTGAGTGACCCAAATACCAAAGTGTTTCTTTCTGAAGAATAATCGCCTGTTTTTTATCAGTagttttttgtcaaactgcaACTGGATTATCACAGAAATTAATTAGACATAATCCTCTGCTCAAATAAGTTGACATCACAAAATGAGAGATCAGATCTTCAAATAGTTCAAACTCTGTGGAGTCCTACAATTATTTATGATCATGTAGGCAAATGGTTTTATTATAAGACAAGAATAGTCCCACTGTTTCTATGGATACATGAATGTGGAGTATAGAGTTGCGAAGTGGAGGAGCTATTTCAGGCAGTCCTGGCTCTGGAAGTAAAAAAATTCCATTAATTTTTCCCATAGTCAATGTTACATTATTCACAGTTTGAGCACCTCTACAGCctggatcaacatgaaactctgtTATATTATCAGTACAAACATGAACAACTGTATTAGAAAATATTAGGTTCTTTAGTAAAAAGTATAAGGTACAAGACTGTGGACATAAAAATTTCAGGGTAGAcgttaactacgactcccagggtgcatttcagcaagaaacagccaa
This genomic interval carries:
- the sf1 gene encoding splicing factor 1 isoform X3; the encoded protein is MATGANATPLGKLHPSIGAKRGFDAGPGAGNGLMPTPGPPAAFPSLQGFQPSMPNTAFPQSHQFNAVAGFAAQAQQQPAVAAGLAKPVDFGQKKHRKKSRWSSETPDQKTVIPGMPTVIPPGLTRDQERAYIVQLQIEDLTRKLRTGDLGIPVNPEDRSPSPEPIYNSEGKRLNTREYRTRKKIEEERHSLITEMVGLNPDFKPPADYKPPATRVNDKVMIPQDEYPEINFVGLLIGPRGNTLKNIEKECCAKIMIRGKGSVKEGKVGRKDGQMLPGEDEPLHALVTANTMENVKKAVEQIRNILKQGIETPEDQNDLRKMQLRELARLNGTLREDDNRILRPWQNSEPRSITNTTLCTKCGGAGHISSDCKYTSSFAAHRATGGEPPQSAQDKARMDKEYLSLMAELGEAPVPSSGGGHSSTQGGAPRASGPNSNQPPPNRPPWMSSGPTENRNFHGMHGGPGGHGGPHNFPPPMPNMGGPPMPPNPNGLPPPWMQPPPPPMGQGPGPHGHPMGLLPPPMGMMPPPPPPPSSQPPPPPSGPLPPWQQQAPPPPPTSSMATSTPLPWQQNTTTTSSPGTATLPPWQQPQQPAASGAQPPPPMGTPSMVPPPPGVQPPLPPGAPPPPPPPPPGSTGMMYAPPPPPPPMDPSNFVTMMGMGVPGMPPFGMPPAPPPPPPQN
- the sf1 gene encoding splicing factor 1 isoform X4 translates to MATGANATPLGKLHPSIGAKRGFDAGPGAGNGLMPTPGPPAAFPSLQGFQPSMPNTAFPQSHQFNAVAGFAAQAQQQPAVAAGLAKPDFGQKKHRKKSRWSSETPDQKTVIPGMPTVIPPGLTRDQERAYIVQLQIEDLTRKLRTGDLGIPVNPEDRSPSPEPIYNSEGKRLNTREYRTRKKIEEERHSLITEMVGLNPDFKPPADYKPPATRVNDKVMIPQDEYPEINFVGLLIGPRGNTLKNIEKECCAKIMIRGKGSVKEGKVGRKDGQMLPGEDEPLHALVTANTMENVKKAVEQIRNILKQGIETPEDQNDLRKMQLRELARLNGTLREDDNRILRPWQNSEPRSITNTTLCTKCGGAGHISSDCKYTSSFAAHRATGGEPPQSAQDKARMDKEYLSLMAELGEAPVPSSGGGHSSTQGGAPRASGPNSNQPPPNRPPWMSSGPTENRNFHGMHGGPGGHGGPHNFPPPMPNMGGPPMPPNPNGLPPPWMQPPPPPMGQGPGPHGHPMGLLPPPMGMMPPPPPPPSSQPPPPPSGPLPPWQQQAPPPPPTSSMATSTPLPWQQNTTTTSSPGTATLPPWQQPQQPAASGAQPPPPMGTPSMVPPPPGVQPPLPPGAPPPPPPPPPGSTGMMYAPPPPPPPMDPSNFVTMMGMGVPGMPPFGMPPAPPPPPPQN
- the sf1 gene encoding splicing factor 1 isoform X2, yielding MATGANATPLGKLHPSIGAKRGFDAGPGAGNGLMPTPGPPAAFPSLQGFQPSMPNTAFPQSHQFNAVAGFAAQAQQQPAVAAGLAKPDFGQKKHRKKSRWSSETPDQKTVIPGMPTVIPPGLTRDQERAYIVQLQIEDLTRKLRTGDLGIPVNPEDRSPSPEPIYNSEGKRLNTREYRTRKKIEEERHSLITEMVGLNPDFKPPADYKPPATRVNDKVMIPQDEYPEINFVGLLIGPRGNTLKNIEKECCAKIMIRGKGSVKEGKVGRKDGQMLPGEDEPLHALVTANTMENVKKAVEQIRNILKQGIETPEDQNDLRKMQLRELARLNGTLREDDNRILRPWQNSEPRSITNTTLCTKCGGAGHISSDCKYTSSFAAHRATGGEPPQSAQDKARMDKEYLSLMAELGEAPVPSSGGGHSSTQGGAPRASGPNSNQPPPQNRPPWMSSGPTENRNFHGMHGGPGGHGGPHNFPPPMPNMGGPPMPPNPNGLPPPWMQPPPPPMGQGPGPHGHPMGLLPPPMGMMPPPPPPPSSQPPPPPSGPLPPWQQQAPPPPPTSSMATSTPLPWQQNTTTTSSPGTATLPPWQQPQQPAASGAQPPPPMGTPSMVPPPPGVQPPLPPGAPPPPPPPPPGSTGMMYAPPPPPPPMDPSNFVTMMGMGVPGMPPFGMPPAPPPPPPQN
- the sf1 gene encoding splicing factor 1 isoform X1; protein product: MATGANATPLGKLHPSIGAKRGFDAGPGAGNGLMPTPGPPAAFPSLQGFQPSMPNTAFPQSHQFNAVAGFAAQAQQQPAVAAGLAKPVDFGQKKHRKKSRWSSETPDQKTVIPGMPTVIPPGLTRDQERAYIVQLQIEDLTRKLRTGDLGIPVNPEDRSPSPEPIYNSEGKRLNTREYRTRKKIEEERHSLITEMVGLNPDFKPPADYKPPATRVNDKVMIPQDEYPEINFVGLLIGPRGNTLKNIEKECCAKIMIRGKGSVKEGKVGRKDGQMLPGEDEPLHALVTANTMENVKKAVEQIRNILKQGIETPEDQNDLRKMQLRELARLNGTLREDDNRILRPWQNSEPRSITNTTLCTKCGGAGHISSDCKYTSSFAAHRATGGEPPQSAQDKARMDKEYLSLMAELGEAPVPSSGGGHSSTQGGAPRASGPNSNQPPPQNRPPWMSSGPTENRNFHGMHGGPGGHGGPHNFPPPMPNMGGPPMPPNPNGLPPPWMQPPPPPMGQGPGPHGHPMGLLPPPMGMMPPPPPPPSSQPPPPPSGPLPPWQQQAPPPPPTSSMATSTPLPWQQNTTTTSSPGTATLPPWQQPQQPAASGAQPPPPMGTPSMVPPPPGVQPPLPPGAPPPPPPPPPGSTGMMYAPPPPPPPMDPSNFVTMMGMGVPGMPPFGMPPAPPPPPPQN
- the sf1 gene encoding splicing factor 1 isoform X5, giving the protein MVGLNPDFKPPADYKPPATRVNDKVMIPQDEYPEINFVGLLIGPRGNTLKNIEKECCAKIMIRGKGSVKEGKVGRKDGQMLPGEDEPLHALVTANTMENVKKAVEQIRNILKQGIETPEDQNDLRKMQLRELARLNGTLREDDNRILRPWQNSEPRSITNTTLCTKCGGAGHISSDCKYTSSFAAHRATGGEPPQSAQDKARMDKEYLSLMAELGEAPVPSSGGGHSSTQGGAPRASGPNSNQPPPQNRPPWMSSGPTENRNFHGMHGGPGGHGGPHNFPPPMPNMGGPPMPPNPNGLPPPWMQPPPPPMGQGPGPHGHPMGLLPPPMGMMPPPPPPPSSQPPPPPSGPLPPWQQQAPPPPPTSSMATSTPLPWQQNTTTTSSPGTATLPPWQQPQQPAASGAQPPPPMGTPSMVPPPPGVQPPLPPGAPPPPPPPPPGSTGMMYAPPPPPPPMDPSNFVTMMGMGVPGMPPFGMPPAPPPPPPQN